The Methanocella arvoryzae MRE50 genome includes a region encoding these proteins:
- a CDS encoding FAD-binding oxidoreductase — MLTELQNIVGTDRASSDEAELYCYSFDSSYVRGKADYVVRPKTAEEVSAVVKLAAAHRIPIVPRGSASGLTGGAVPVQGGIVLDMTGMNRILDIDLENMQVLIEPGIIHGHLNRELAKHGFFFPPDPGSSEMCSLGGLIGNGGSGMHSVKYGTVKDYVLDLEVVLPDGEIIHTGCKAPKTSAGYDLTRLYVGSEGTLGIITKARLRICALPETKSVITAAFARLEDAGTAAVEVLKAGVTPAAMEIMDASALRAIRKYQPEMEVPEGEAMLIFEVDGYRESTSREAALISGICRRCGGATTIARDSAEVERIWTTRRLVSVIISRLSPGKVAIYEAEDIGMPIKDVPRMLRKIRQISERHGLDLVVFGHIGDGDLHTGIAIDLLDEGEWKKVHAVKDEIYDAVLEAGGTLSGEHGIGVIRGDYMPRIYGRGHEIMRAIKKAVDPLNIMNPGKMGF, encoded by the coding sequence ATGCTTACCGAACTCCAGAACATCGTCGGCACGGACAGGGCTTCTTCTGACGAGGCAGAACTCTATTGCTATTCATTCGACTCGTCGTACGTCAGAGGTAAGGCGGACTACGTGGTGAGGCCTAAAACGGCAGAGGAAGTATCGGCAGTGGTAAAGCTTGCCGCCGCGCACCGGATACCTATCGTGCCCCGGGGCTCGGCGAGCGGGCTCACGGGTGGAGCGGTGCCGGTCCAGGGTGGCATCGTGCTGGACATGACCGGAATGAACCGCATCCTGGATATCGACCTGGAGAACATGCAAGTCCTGATCGAGCCCGGGATCATCCACGGCCACCTCAATAGAGAGCTGGCGAAGCACGGCTTCTTTTTTCCGCCCGACCCGGGCAGCAGCGAGATGTGCAGCCTCGGGGGTCTGATAGGAAACGGCGGGAGCGGGATGCACTCGGTCAAGTATGGCACTGTCAAAGACTACGTGCTGGACTTAGAAGTAGTGCTCCCGGACGGGGAGATCATCCACACCGGCTGCAAGGCGCCCAAGACTTCGGCCGGGTACGATCTCACAAGGCTGTACGTCGGCAGCGAAGGGACGCTGGGGATCATCACCAAAGCCAGGCTCCGCATATGTGCGCTGCCCGAGACTAAGTCAGTCATCACCGCAGCTTTCGCCCGGCTGGAGGATGCGGGAACGGCGGCGGTCGAAGTACTGAAGGCAGGCGTGACGCCGGCAGCCATGGAGATAATGGATGCCAGCGCTCTCCGCGCGATCAGGAAGTACCAGCCAGAGATGGAAGTCCCCGAAGGCGAGGCGATGCTCATCTTCGAGGTCGACGGCTACCGGGAAAGTACGTCGAGGGAAGCCGCCCTCATCTCCGGGATCTGCCGCAGGTGCGGCGGCGCCACGACGATTGCCAGAGACAGCGCTGAAGTCGAGCGGATCTGGACTACGAGGCGGCTGGTCAGCGTGATCATCAGCCGTCTGAGCCCGGGAAAAGTGGCGATATACGAGGCAGAGGATATAGGCATGCCGATCAAAGACGTCCCCCGGATGCTGCGGAAGATCCGGCAGATCAGCGAAAGGCACGGCCTCGACCTGGTCGTCTTCGGACACATAGGCGACGGCGACCTCCACACAGGGATCGCGATCGACCTGCTGGACGAGGGCGAATGGAAGAAAGTCCACGCCGTTAAGGACGAGATATACGACGCAGTCCTCGAAGCCGGCGGCACGCTGTCCGGGGAACACGGCATCGGCGTCATCAGGGGAGACTACATGCCGAGGATATACGGCAGAGGCCACGAGATCATGCGCGCCATCAAGAAGGCTGTCGACCCTCTTAATATTATGAACCCCGGAAAGATGGGGTTTTGA
- a CDS encoding type II secretion system F family protein: MDEFSQIAHVIFGPEVKKRKDRYYQLQKQLRQAHMAQSYEVYVSVAYLSSVIAAIVGAMLGLIIGFLLRGVIIDAVGATNLHMPQSMSWIFPFAGIIVLLVTTILAGALGGIITFSTFMLIPSFNASDRKSRINKGLPSAVTFMYAMSKGGADIITILRSLYEAETTYGEVSREIGFVIRDMDYFGNDLRAALINCANQTPSDLLQDLLSNLLSVIDSGGDVTTYLNNKVEQYRMRIALDQKSFLEILGLIAESYVTCFVAGPLFIIIMSSVMTIMNGGSPMILYIIIYAVLPLGSVIFIVMISMMTPQDDETPRPFEVQVISQYDMLPENAADANTEKKRTAELQKARENLKFKQFTRNPLEWVKKDPINALAISVPVAIIFVLLLIGLTFGNMTQAFADVATFQKDLAMGKAEWTTDPLIIYGPIIGYFDDLIVYFLIISLTPLALFHESKNMRERKIASEMPDFLKKLASTNETGMTLTQSINLIANSNFGTLSKEVQKIHKDLQWGTDVSTALKRFANSLRTSSSTRVITLITKASESSGDIKDVLNIAANDARANELMRKERFDGMLIYVVIIFISFLVFLYCVYTLTSSFIPVMASAAGSATAAATSSAARATASQATFIKAFNPDDYVRLFFHAALIQGLFAGLLAGQMGEGKWMSGLKYSLIMLVVAYVIFTVFI, translated from the coding sequence ATGGACGAGTTTAGCCAGATTGCACACGTCATCTTTGGCCCCGAAGTCAAAAAACGGAAGGATCGCTACTACCAGCTACAGAAGCAGCTACGCCAGGCCCACATGGCCCAGTCGTACGAAGTGTACGTTTCTGTCGCGTACCTATCCTCGGTCATCGCCGCGATCGTCGGCGCAATGCTCGGCCTCATCATAGGCTTCCTGTTGCGGGGAGTCATCATCGACGCGGTCGGCGCGACCAACCTGCACATGCCCCAGAGCATGTCCTGGATATTCCCGTTCGCCGGCATTATCGTACTGCTGGTAACGACGATACTGGCGGGAGCGCTGGGCGGTATTATAACGTTCTCCACCTTCATGCTCATACCGTCGTTCAACGCCAGCGACCGGAAGTCCAGGATCAACAAGGGCCTTCCGTCTGCGGTCACGTTCATGTACGCCATGTCCAAGGGCGGCGCCGACATCATCACGATCCTGCGCTCGCTCTACGAGGCTGAAACTACATACGGGGAAGTCTCCCGAGAGATAGGCTTCGTCATCCGTGACATGGACTACTTCGGCAACGACCTGAGGGCCGCGCTGATCAACTGCGCGAACCAGACGCCGTCGGACCTGCTCCAGGACCTGCTGTCCAACCTCCTCTCGGTAATCGACAGCGGCGGCGACGTCACGACGTACCTGAACAACAAGGTCGAGCAGTACAGGATGAGAATCGCCCTCGACCAGAAGTCGTTCCTGGAAATCCTTGGCCTTATAGCAGAGTCGTACGTCACCTGTTTCGTCGCAGGCCCGCTTTTCATCATCATCATGTCCTCGGTCATGACCATCATGAACGGCGGCAGCCCGATGATCCTCTACATCATCATCTACGCAGTGCTGCCCCTGGGCTCGGTGATCTTCATCGTCATGATCAGCATGATGACCCCGCAGGACGACGAAACCCCCAGGCCGTTCGAAGTGCAGGTGATCAGCCAGTATGACATGCTGCCGGAGAACGCCGCTGACGCAAACACCGAGAAAAAGAGGACGGCCGAGCTGCAGAAGGCCAGAGAGAACCTGAAGTTCAAGCAGTTCACCAGGAACCCTCTGGAATGGGTCAAGAAAGACCCGATCAACGCTCTCGCCATCAGCGTGCCCGTAGCGATCATCTTCGTGCTGCTGCTGATAGGGCTCACGTTCGGCAACATGACTCAGGCGTTCGCGGACGTCGCCACTTTCCAGAAGGACCTGGCGATGGGCAAGGCTGAATGGACTACCGACCCGTTGATCATCTACGGGCCGATCATCGGCTACTTCGATGACCTGATCGTGTATTTCCTGATCATCTCGCTGACCCCGCTGGCCCTCTTCCACGAGTCGAAGAACATGAGAGAGCGCAAGATCGCCTCTGAGATGCCCGACTTCCTCAAGAAGCTGGCGTCGACCAACGAGACGGGCATGACGCTCACCCAGTCGATCAACCTGATCGCCAACTCGAACTTCGGCACGCTGAGCAAGGAGGTCCAGAAGATCCACAAGGATCTGCAGTGGGGCACCGACGTGAGCACCGCACTCAAGAGGTTCGCCAACTCGCTGCGGACATCGTCGTCCACGAGGGTGATCACCCTGATCACCAAAGCCAGCGAATCTTCCGGAGATATTAAGGACGTCCTGAACATCGCCGCTAACGACGCCAGGGCTAACGAGCTGATGCGGAAGGAAAGATTTGACGGCATGCTCATCTACGTGGTGATCATCTTCATCTCGTTCCTCGTGTTCCTGTACTGCGTCTACACGCTGACCTCGAGCTTCATCCCGGTGATGGCATCTGCAGCAGGCAGTGCTACGGCTGCGGCAACCAGCTCGGCAGCAAGGGCGACTGCATCTCAGGCGACCTTCATCAAGGCGTTCAACCCCGACGACTACGTGAGGCTGTTCTTCCACGCTGCGCTAATCCAGGGCCTGTTCGCAGGGCTGCTGGCAGGGCAGATGGGCGAAGGCAAGTGGATGTCAGGGCTCAAGTACTCGCTGATCATGCTGGTCGTCGCCTACGTGATCTTCACAGTATTCATATGA
- a CDS encoding hydantoinase/oxoprolinase family protein translates to MGGANTKAASADGKYVETIYLPLWKGADLKGTLEQIRRNAGKDCGPVGITITGELADCYPSKRDGIAHISAVVKEVFPDARFYGYDGRFYETTENHTLFSAANWSASARYVGKVHGSVVFIDTGSTTTDIIPVREGEPAAMLTDFGRLGNNELIYAGTLRTNLAALLHTVIVRGKPVRTASELFAITGDVYLLLGRISPEDYACDTPDGGPKDVEGAARRIARVVCGDLEEIGMDDVREIAEQARRRQIDEIKAAVTAVSEQHDIRKAAICGLGSFIVKDALIEMGMTFSVVADERLSRVFPAYAVARLLAESEEE, encoded by the coding sequence ATCGGCGGGGCAAATACTAAGGCGGCGTCTGCCGACGGGAAATACGTTGAGACCATCTATCTGCCGCTGTGGAAAGGGGCGGACCTGAAGGGCACACTGGAGCAGATCAGGCGCAATGCCGGGAAAGACTGCGGCCCCGTGGGCATTACGATTACCGGAGAGCTGGCAGACTGCTATCCGTCTAAGAGGGACGGAATCGCCCACATCTCGGCCGTGGTCAAAGAGGTCTTCCCCGACGCCCGGTTCTACGGCTACGACGGGCGGTTTTATGAGACCACCGAGAACCATACCCTGTTCTCTGCCGCTAACTGGTCGGCTTCGGCCAGGTACGTGGGGAAGGTCCATGGCAGCGTTGTTTTCATAGATACCGGCAGCACGACCACGGACATCATCCCGGTCCGTGAAGGCGAGCCTGCAGCCATGCTGACCGATTTCGGCCGCCTCGGAAACAATGAGCTCATCTACGCGGGCACGCTCAGGACGAACCTCGCGGCCCTGTTGCACACGGTGATCGTCAGAGGCAAGCCCGTGAGGACTGCGTCGGAGCTTTTTGCCATTACAGGAGACGTATACCTGCTTCTCGGGCGGATATCCCCTGAGGACTACGCTTGCGATACCCCCGATGGCGGACCGAAGGACGTAGAGGGCGCCGCCCGGCGGATCGCCCGGGTGGTCTGCGGTGACCTGGAAGAGATAGGCATGGACGACGTCAGAGAGATCGCAGAGCAGGCCCGCAGGCGCCAGATCGATGAGATCAAAGCTGCCGTCACCGCGGTCTCGGAGCAGCATGACATCAGGAAGGCGGCGATCTGCGGCCTTGGATCATTTATAGTTAAAGATGCGCTCATCGAGATGGGCATGACGTTTTCAGTCGTGGCCGACGAGCGTTTGTCCCGGGTGTTCCCGGCGTATGCCGTTGCCAGATTACTGGCAGAAAGCGAGGAGGAGTGA
- a CDS encoding V4R domain-containing protein translates to MKNGNVQDQVPIELFATDSGIRAIDSPVLVKILAMLKEREMPFDEIVANSGKAKSTISVHLNRMIEAGVIGSRLDPDDRRKKIFFINSSYLGGLQKEAGIDDDIRDYFTRAKGGLPDMFAFYRLMFRAIRVELYRQGVNIEPILTDAGYKIGQALYESVRSDDLGEMLGNIARFWSDHQLGRMVVASMDPLTIYVYDCFECADLPQLGRPACAFDIGILKAIFIARFGKDPGIKEIGCYAMGDGRCTFVIGGQ, encoded by the coding sequence TTGAAAAATGGGAACGTACAGGATCAGGTACCGATAGAACTTTTTGCCACCGACAGCGGTATTCGGGCTATCGACAGCCCTGTTCTCGTGAAAATTCTGGCCATGCTGAAAGAGCGGGAAATGCCGTTTGACGAGATCGTGGCAAATTCAGGCAAGGCTAAATCTACCATCTCCGTTCATCTCAACCGCATGATCGAGGCCGGAGTGATCGGCTCCCGGCTCGATCCGGATGACCGGCGAAAGAAGATCTTCTTCATCAATTCCAGCTACCTTGGAGGCCTCCAGAAAGAGGCAGGCATCGACGATGACATCAGGGACTACTTCACGAGGGCGAAAGGCGGATTGCCCGATATGTTCGCCTTCTACCGGCTCATGTTCAGAGCTATCCGGGTCGAACTATACCGGCAGGGCGTCAACATCGAGCCTATCCTGACCGATGCAGGGTACAAGATTGGACAGGCCCTCTACGAATCCGTCAGGAGCGACGATCTGGGAGAGATGCTCGGCAACATCGCCAGGTTCTGGTCAGATCACCAGCTCGGCCGGATGGTTGTGGCGTCGATGGACCCTCTGACAATCTACGTGTACGACTGTTTCGAGTGCGCCGACCTGCCCCAGCTCGGCCGCCCTGCGTGCGCTTTCGACATCGGCATTCTCAAGGCCATCTTCATCGCCCGCTTCGGTAAAGACCCAGGCATAAAAGAGATCGGGTGCTATGCGATGGGTGATGGCCGGTGCACCTTCGTGATCGGCGGACAGTAG
- a CDS encoding type II/IV secretion system ATPase subunit: MTGTGNPGINFDTHDDDKKTFYGLLKKKQAGQAAEKVPVSTEEQIASAVTAVDTIEPAYPAEEQPVNLPDEVIAEPQAPVEEEPEELRRILSKTYTATQESAIPAPEPAPAAPTMYVPEPPARRMPESQAKQEERLISSAEIDSIRHNKSEEDIIDEFNTLISRSKGADIQEQARGEASVKKGKTDKRIKKKIEFEPYDPEKHGPMAVFTGLADYEEIERYWVIEPYTFVVILYNEKANTYLYYVCEPTLTVFEKELLEDIYQRLQDVLLIENIDPKSDRREMLVRKTTEVIVDYIGKIETKSYHKLIYYIVRDYLQVGKIEPLMNDNFIEDISCNGFDAPVFLYHKNYENIMTNITFNERQLDSFVIRLAQRCGKHISIAEPMVDATMPDGSRIQMTLGKEITTRGSTFTIRKFKEIPITPVDLIAWNTFSSETMAYLWLCIENNKSLIFSGGTASGKTSSLNAVALFIPPKAKVVSLEDTRELKLPHQNWIPGLTRDSFTADGKGSIEMFALLKAALRQRPEYLLVGEVRGKEALTLFQAMSTGHTTFSTMHADSVESAIHRLENPPISVPRTMITALDIISIQSQTYLKNKRVRRNMKLVEIQDIDPNTRNIRTNDVFVWNSATDRFDHVGESQVLAEISQRRAWSKKELQIELYRRQRVLEYMVKKNIRDFHQVAAIIQAYAVKPERVLEKLQIRD; encoded by the coding sequence GTGACAGGAACCGGTAACCCAGGTATTAACTTCGATACCCACGACGATGACAAAAAAACGTTTTACGGTTTACTTAAGAAGAAACAGGCCGGACAGGCAGCAGAGAAGGTGCCTGTCAGTACAGAAGAGCAGATCGCTTCTGCAGTGACTGCGGTAGATACAATCGAGCCTGCTTACCCCGCAGAAGAGCAGCCGGTTAACCTGCCGGACGAAGTCATCGCTGAACCTCAGGCACCTGTTGAAGAAGAGCCTGAGGAACTGAGAAGAATTTTAAGCAAGACTTACACCGCCACGCAGGAATCTGCCATACCTGCGCCCGAGCCGGCGCCGGCAGCCCCGACGATGTACGTGCCGGAGCCGCCAGCAAGGCGGATGCCTGAATCTCAGGCTAAGCAGGAAGAACGCCTGATCAGCTCGGCGGAAATCGACTCGATCAGGCACAACAAGAGCGAAGAAGACATCATAGACGAATTTAATACGCTGATTTCCAGGTCCAAGGGTGCCGACATCCAGGAGCAGGCGCGGGGAGAAGCCAGCGTCAAGAAGGGTAAGACAGACAAAAGAATCAAGAAAAAGATCGAGTTCGAGCCCTACGACCCGGAGAAGCATGGGCCGATGGCGGTTTTCACCGGCCTCGCCGACTACGAGGAGATCGAGCGCTACTGGGTTATCGAGCCATACACATTCGTCGTCATCCTCTACAATGAAAAGGCCAACACATACCTGTATTACGTCTGCGAGCCCACGCTGACGGTCTTCGAGAAAGAGCTGCTCGAAGACATTTACCAGCGGCTGCAGGACGTCCTCCTCATAGAGAACATTGATCCTAAGTCCGACAGAAGAGAGATGCTGGTCCGCAAGACGACGGAAGTCATCGTGGACTACATCGGCAAGATAGAAACCAAGTCCTACCACAAGCTCATCTATTACATTGTCCGGGACTACCTCCAGGTCGGCAAGATCGAGCCCCTCATGAACGACAACTTCATCGAGGATATCTCGTGCAACGGTTTTGATGCGCCGGTGTTCCTGTACCACAAGAACTACGAGAACATCATGACGAACATCACCTTCAACGAGAGACAGCTCGACTCCTTCGTCATCAGGCTGGCCCAGAGATGCGGCAAGCATATCTCGATCGCCGAGCCCATGGTCGACGCAACCATGCCCGACGGCTCCCGTATCCAGATGACGCTGGGCAAGGAGATCACCACGAGGGGCAGCACGTTCACCATCCGTAAGTTCAAGGAAATCCCCATCACGCCGGTGGACCTCATCGCCTGGAACACCTTCTCTTCCGAGACGATGGCATACCTCTGGCTCTGCATCGAGAATAACAAGAGCCTGATCTTCTCTGGTGGCACGGCTTCGGGTAAGACGTCGTCGCTGAACGCCGTGGCGCTTTTCATTCCGCCCAAGGCGAAGGTCGTCTCGCTGGAAGATACCAGAGAGCTGAAGCTGCCGCACCAGAACTGGATTCCCGGCCTGACCAGGGACTCGTTCACGGCCGACGGCAAGGGATCTATCGAGATGTTCGCCCTGCTGAAAGCGGCGCTGCGTCAGAGGCCGGAATACCTGCTGGTAGGCGAAGTCAGAGGCAAGGAAGCCCTGACTCTGTTCCAGGCCATGTCGACTGGCCACACTACGTTCTCGACGATGCACGCAGATTCGGTCGAGTCGGCCATCCACCGTCTGGAAAACCCGCCGATCAGCGTGCCGAGGACGATGATCACAGCGCTGGACATCATCAGCATCCAGTCGCAGACGTACCTCAAGAACAAGCGTGTCCGCCGGAACATGAAGCTCGTGGAGATCCAGGACATCGATCCGAACACGAGGAACATCAGGACGAACGACGTCTTCGTCTGGAACTCGGCCACTGACCGGTTCGACCACGTGGGAGAGTCTCAGGTGCTTGCCGAGATTTCCCAGCGCAGGGCGTGGAGCAAGAAGGAGCTGCAAATCGAGCTGTACCGCAGGCAGCGGGTGCTCGAGTACATGGTAAAGAAGAACATCCGGGACTTCCACCAGGTGGCGGCGATTATTCAGGCGTACGCTGTCAAGCCGGAGAGAGTCCTGGAGAAGCTGCAGATCAGGGACTGA
- a CDS encoding RAD55 family ATPase has product MTEEQAETAGVTQENPEAVVTNRLPTGMNILDRTLKGGIPKGSLVYFGADPKAQPEIFLYEFTTPRKTFYFTTGRDPAHILRHMAELNFAPDNLEFINVHGEYYDNIYVSSQDIAEADRRVIEFIDARLDEIYTSCAEPFTIIFDNFSFLVDMGIDLTILKRLLDKVYDMVVDRDSTCILLIIKGVHPERIENLLQTYCDTIFTIDSDLKGDKISNKLSIPKIRGMPPVVEYIRFKIMDRVYIDTSRDIA; this is encoded by the coding sequence ATGACCGAAGAACAGGCGGAGACAGCAGGGGTTACCCAGGAAAATCCGGAAGCAGTAGTCACGAACAGGCTGCCTACCGGCATGAACATCCTGGACCGGACGCTCAAAGGAGGCATACCGAAAGGCTCTCTGGTCTATTTCGGGGCTGATCCGAAAGCTCAGCCCGAGATTTTCCTCTACGAGTTCACCACCCCGAGAAAGACGTTTTACTTCACCACGGGACGCGACCCGGCGCACATCCTCCGGCACATGGCGGAGCTTAACTTTGCCCCGGACAACCTGGAGTTCATCAACGTCCACGGCGAGTACTACGACAATATCTACGTCTCTTCCCAGGACATTGCGGAAGCCGACCGCAGGGTCATCGAGTTCATCGATGCCAGGCTGGACGAGATATACACTAGCTGCGCCGAGCCCTTCACCATCATCTTCGACAACTTCAGCTTCCTGGTTGATATGGGCATAGATCTGACGATCCTGAAGAGGCTGCTTGACAAAGTCTACGATATGGTAGTGGACAGAGATAGCACCTGTATACTACTCATCATCAAAGGCGTCCACCCGGAGCGCATAGAGAACCTGTTACAGACGTACTGTGACACCATATTCACAATCGACTCCGACCTCAAGGGTGACAAGATCAGCAACAAGCTCTCCATCCCGAAGATTCGTGGCATGCCCCCCGTCGTCGAGTATATCAGGTTCAAGATCATGGACCGGGTGTATATCGATACCTCGAGAGACATTGCATAA
- the surE gene encoding 5'/3'-nucleotidase SurE, which produces MTYRILITNDDGVASPGLMAVYEAVRSLGEAVIVAPASQQSAVGRSMTLFEPLRIEKMNLQGTMAYAVNGTPTDSVIMGMYVVMADRKPDLVISGINIGENLSAEAVTTSGTIGAAMEAANQGVPAIAVSMHVLEEADKFATAAMAQDYAVAQRLIGKLARQVLENGLPEGVDLLNVNIPAGATPETPVVVTRLARRMYDTIVHHRMDPRGRSYYWVDGTIVADAPEGTDLHTVHQRRQVSITPLRLDMTACEQTVEIERIIRDNW; this is translated from the coding sequence ATGACGTACCGCATTTTGATCACCAACGACGACGGCGTGGCCTCGCCGGGGCTGATGGCAGTGTACGAGGCTGTGCGGTCTCTTGGCGAAGCTGTCATTGTGGCTCCGGCTTCCCAGCAGAGCGCTGTCGGGCGGTCGATGACGCTTTTTGAGCCGCTGCGGATAGAAAAGATGAACCTGCAGGGCACAATGGCTTATGCGGTCAACGGGACGCCGACGGACTCGGTGATCATGGGCATGTACGTGGTGATGGCGGACAGGAAGCCTGATCTGGTGATCTCCGGCATCAACATCGGGGAGAACCTGAGCGCGGAGGCAGTGACCACTTCGGGCACCATCGGCGCCGCGATGGAGGCGGCCAACCAGGGCGTGCCGGCGATTGCGGTGTCGATGCACGTCCTCGAGGAGGCGGATAAATTTGCGACAGCGGCGATGGCCCAGGATTATGCAGTGGCGCAGAGACTTATTGGAAAGCTGGCGAGGCAGGTGCTGGAGAATGGCCTGCCGGAAGGAGTCGATCTGCTCAACGTGAACATCCCTGCAGGCGCTACGCCTGAAACGCCCGTTGTCGTGACCCGGCTCGCCCGGCGGATGTACGACACCATCGTCCACCACCGGATGGACCCGAGAGGCAGGTCCTACTACTGGGTCGACGGCACCATCGTAGCCGATGCGCCCGAGGGCACTGACTTACACACAGTTCACCAGCGCAGGCAGGTCTCGATAACCCCTCTGCGCCTGGATATGACAGCTTGCGAGCAGACGGTCGAGATCGAGCGAATTATCCGGGATAACTGGTAG
- a CDS encoding ATP-grasp domain-containing protein, whose amino-acid sequence MKVMLAEYSVCTGMDASLRREGAAMLKTLKAAFEAAGCTVSVPSDFDADFRRTADACDAGLVIAPDEVLADYTEVLEEYCINLGSSPAATRLCADKKEATELLLHNGLYAPRIVREDEPVKCVVKPRTGCGSEGIFISDRPVEKEGYISTEFVEGEHLSVSLAAGKGWILPLTLNRQHININDGIDYDGNDVNISHPATAEIFRAAVTAGHMAGCRGLFGVDVVFGKHPWIVDINPRPTTTIVGVVNVIDANVADLMLMGHFGAMPPEIHRKGTYSFTKRDLEEFL is encoded by the coding sequence ATGAAGGTCATGCTGGCTGAATATTCGGTGTGCACGGGCATGGATGCATCTCTGAGGAGAGAAGGGGCTGCAATGCTGAAGACGCTGAAGGCGGCGTTTGAGGCGGCCGGGTGTACGGTGTCCGTGCCTTCGGATTTTGACGCGGATTTCAGGCGGACGGCGGATGCCTGCGACGCGGGGCTGGTCATAGCGCCGGACGAGGTGCTGGCAGACTATACTGAAGTGCTGGAGGAATACTGCATTAACCTGGGCAGCAGCCCTGCGGCAACTCGTCTGTGCGCGGATAAAAAGGAAGCCACCGAGCTTCTTTTGCACAATGGCCTGTACGCCCCCCGCATCGTGAGAGAGGATGAGCCGGTGAAGTGTGTGGTCAAGCCCAGGACAGGCTGTGGCTCCGAGGGCATCTTCATCTCCGACCGGCCGGTAGAGAAAGAAGGCTACATCTCGACCGAGTTCGTGGAGGGCGAGCACCTGAGCGTTTCCCTGGCAGCCGGCAAGGGATGGATATTGCCGCTGACCCTGAACAGGCAGCATATAAATATCAATGACGGCATCGACTACGACGGCAATGACGTCAACATCTCGCACCCCGCAACGGCGGAGATCTTCAGAGCGGCGGTCACGGCAGGCCACATGGCAGGCTGCAGAGGGCTGTTTGGCGTGGACGTCGTTTTCGGAAAGCACCCCTGGATTGTGGACATCAATCCCAGGCCGACTACCACTATCGTCGGTGTCGTGAATGTGATCGACGCCAACGTTGCCGATCTGATGTTGATGGGCCACTTTGGCGCGATGCCGCCGGAGATCCACAGGAAAGGCACTTATTCGTTCACCAAGAGAGACCTGGAGGAATTTTTATAG